The candidate division WOR-3 bacterium genome contains the following window.
AAAGGCAGCACCAAGCGCACTCCAGGCATATAAAACAAACCTGTAAATAAACCTGACCTCTATTAAAGCCAAGAAAATAGCAATTAGAGAAAGAATAAGTATTAAAAATCTCGTTCCCCAAACAAGAAATTTTTGCCCTGGTCTTTTACCCTTAAAAGCAAGAAAAAGGTCATTTATTAAAGTTGTTGATGAATACATTAATTGAGAATCCGCAGTGGACATAATAGCAGCAGTTACAGCAGAAAGAATAATACCTGCAAGCACAGGATGTAAAAAGGAACTTGTAAATAAAGGTAAAATCTTTTCAGGATCGGAAGGGAGAGATAATCTCCCCATCTCAACCAGGACTCTACCTGCTATTCCAAGAGTACAGGCACCAAAGTAAGATAAAATTGCCCAGGATATAGCAATGAAACCCGCCCTTTTACCTTCTTCTTCATCTTTTACTGTAAAATACCTTATGATTACATGGGGCATACCAGGATAACCAAAAGCAATTCCAATTGCCTCACCTACTAAAAAACCAAGAATAAAAAGAGAGAAATTTTGAGGTCCCCAGAGCTGTGTAAGACTTATTTCAGATGCTTTTTTCAGAAACTCTAATGGTCCTCCAGAAATAAATATTGCTATAACAGGAAAGATAACAAGGACAAAAACCATTAAAAGCCCTTGTAAAAGGTCAGTATAGGATACAGCTGCATAACCCCCCATAATAACATAAATTGCAATAATAAAAGCACCTATAAAAACACCAGTTTTGTAACTTGTAAGTCCCATTCCTTCCAGCTGTTTACCAGAACCTGTAAATTGTGCAACAACATAAGCAGTCATAAATAAGACAATAATAAGACTTGATAAAACTCTGAAAATGTGACTCTTATCCTTTAATTTATACTCAATATAATCGGAAATTGTGACACTTTTATATAGATCCGTTTCTCTTTTTAATTTTGAAATTATAAACAAAGCATTGAACCAGTAACCGAGAATTCCCCCAAGAGCAATCCAGTATGAACCAAAACCATGAACAAAACCGTAACCGGATAGACCTAAAATTAACCATGCACTTTCAGCAGAAGCTGAAGCAGAAATAGCTGTAACCCATTTACCAAGATTTTTTCCTGCAACTACAAAATCTTCATAGGTTTTTGAATATTTTTTCTCTCCTATAAAACCAATTGTTATTAAGAGAATAAGATAAAATACAAAGGTTATCCAGATAGCAAATTGAGAAGCATTCATTTTTTATCCCCTTTTACATATCTTAATACCGAATACCACATTAAAAAAGTTGGAATTATTATAAAAATTAAAAATAAAATTAAATCCTTTAACAATTTCATAAATATTTTATAAGAAAATTAAAGAAGAATTTTCAAGTGCTTAAAAAACGTAAAATAATATCATCAAGAATCTTTTCTAATTCTTTCTTATTAACACTCTCAATAAAAACTATATCTTTTTCATCTGGTTTCTCGTATTTTTCCTTTTGTTTTAAATAAATTTCCCATCTCCCGTCAGAAACATCTCCCTTCCTCTTTGAAAGTCTTTCCTTTATTAAATCAGGTGGCGTTTCTACCCAAAGAATCAAAAGCTTAACATTTAATTCTTTTGAAACTTCCCTTAATTTATCCCTCTTATTCTTATCAAGGAAACTTGCATCAAGAATAACATTTTTAGATTCTCTTAAATATCTTTTAGTCCTTTTAAACATTTCCTTATAAACTTTCTCTGTCATTTCTTTGCTATAAATTCCCTTTTCAAAATCTTCATAAACATGTTGATTTAAATTTATTCCGGAAATTTCTTTTCTGATAACATCTGACCTTAAAACTACGCAATCAATTTTTTTACTTATTACATTTGCAACAAAAGATTTTCCAGCGCCTGTAAAACCACTTACAGCTATAATAAAAGGTTTATTCTTTTTTAATTTGGATTTCTTTAATTTTTTTCCTTCTTTCATCTCTTATCTTTTTCCTCAAGATTGCACCTTCAAGAATTTTTTGAATTTCATATTCAGGTAACTTTTTTAGATTTCCTTTCTCATCAAGATGAACAAAAACCATATAGGAACTAACCACATGTCTAAACTCTCCCTTTTCAGGATTCTCAGCAAAAACCTTTACAAGAATTTCTAAACTTGTATTAAATACTGATGTTATATAAGCCTCCATATTTAAAATTTCTCCTATATAAGCAGGGGCAAGAAAATCCATTTCATCAACAGATGCTGTAACACATATTCCCTTTGCATACTTTCTCGCAAGGATAGCAGCAAGCTCATCCATAACCATTAATACTTTCCCTCCATAGGCTCTTTTTAAAAAAAGTGTATCTTCAGGAAAAATAACTCTGTGAGCAGTTATTGACCACTTAGTCTCTAAAGTGCTAAACTCTGGTGGATTTTTTTTAAACTCTAAAATTCTCTTTTTCCTTCTCTCTCTTCTTTCAATTGCCATTTTGTAAATTTTTTCTTCCTCTTCATTTTCAGGGTAAACTTTTCTATCAATTATTCTTTTATTACCCTCACTATCAAGTGCTACAAAAGATAGGTTTGATATACATGCAAGTTCTTCTTTGTCATATCTCCCTGAAAAAACATTAACACCTATCTCAATTGAAGTATTACCAACATATTCAACAAAAGATTCAAAAAGTAAAATATCTCCGATTTTAACAGGTTTAATAAAATCAATTGAATCCATTGAGCCAATTACGCAGGGACCTTTTGTAAATTTAGTAGCAAGAAGAGTACCTGCATCAAGTATCCATCTCATCATATAACCACCATATAAACTTCCTATTGAATTAGCATGCTCGGGAAAAACTACCCTTATATACTCGGATTTTGTTTTACCAATAGATACTTTTTCCAATTTAACCTATCTCTTCTAAATACCTTTTTAACTTCTCAAGAGGATTATCAGAATGGGTAATAGGTCTTCCAACAACTAAAAAATCTGCTCCTTTTTCCTTCGCCTTTCTTGGTGTAATTATCCTTTCCTGATCAAAAGGTAAATCTTCTTCAAGCCTTATTCCGGGAACAACCGTTATAAATT
Protein-coding sequences here:
- a CDS encoding sodium/proline symporter — protein: MNASQFAIWITFVFYLILLITIGFIGEKKYSKTYEDFVVAGKNLGKWVTAISASASAESAWLILGLSGYGFVHGFGSYWIALGGILGYWFNALFIISKLKRETDLYKSVTISDYIEYKLKDKSHIFRVLSSLIIVLFMTAYVVAQFTGSGKQLEGMGLTSYKTGVFIGAFIIAIYVIMGGYAAVSYTDLLQGLLMVFVLVIFPVIAIFISGGPLEFLKKASEISLTQLWGPQNFSLFILGFLVGEAIGIAFGYPGMPHVIIRYFTVKDEEEGKRAGFIAISWAILSYFGACTLGIAGRVLVEMGRLSLPSDPEKILPLFTSSFLHPVLAGIILSAVTAAIMSTADSQLMYSSTTLINDLFLAFKGKRPGQKFLVWGTRFLILILSLIAIFLALIEVRFIYRFVLYAWSALGAAFSPVIILSLYDKKFNRFGAISCLITGPLVTILWKDVFKLTKYLYELFPAFLISLLLGFLISRVFKDKEP
- a CDS encoding AAA family ATPase — encoded protein: MKEGKKLKKSKLKKNKPFIIAVSGFTGAGKSFVANVISKKIDCVVLRSDVIRKEISGINLNQHVYEDFEKGIYSKEMTEKVYKEMFKRTKRYLRESKNVILDASFLDKNKRDKLREVSKELNVKLLILWVETPPDLIKERLSKRKGDVSDGRWEIYLKQKEKYEKPDEKDIVFIESVNKKELEKILDDIILRFLST
- a CDS encoding acyl-CoA thioesterase; the protein is MEKVSIGKTKSEYIRVVFPEHANSIGSLYGGYMMRWILDAGTLLATKFTKGPCVIGSMDSIDFIKPVKIGDILLFESFVEYVGNTSIEIGVNVFSGRYDKEELACISNLSFVALDSEGNKRIIDRKVYPENEEEEKIYKMAIERRERRKKRILEFKKNPPEFSTLETKWSITAHRVIFPEDTLFLKRAYGGKVLMVMDELAAILARKYAKGICVTASVDEMDFLAPAYIGEILNMEAYITSVFNTSLEILVKVFAENPEKGEFRHVVSSYMVFVHLDEKGNLKKLPEYEIQKILEGAILRKKIRDERRKKIKEIQIKKE